A portion of the Lolium rigidum isolate FL_2022 chromosome 1, APGP_CSIRO_Lrig_0.1, whole genome shotgun sequence genome contains these proteins:
- the LOC124653111 gene encoding mitochondrial outer membrane porin-like, which produces MGDHGQVPDELRDGASWASSSRSCEGELGHGTERASQLGAARERSSRDGTGEVRHSRRGRPQRDAGADELRDGAARVSSSRGGEGELGHGAAGQPLARGGRGRAQAITATSTKKGDLILGEIQSQIKNKGITVDVKANSASNVITTITADEYAAPGLKTIFSFAVPDQKSGKVELQYLHDYAGINASIGLTANPVVNLSAAFGNSALAVGADVSLDTATKNLTKYNDGLSYTNKDLIASLNL; this is translated from the exons ATGGGTGACCACGGCCAGGTGCCAGACGAGCTCCGCGACGGGGCATCGTGGGCAAGCTCCTCGAGGAGCTGCgagggcgagctcggccatggcacgGAGCGGGCGAGCCAGCTAGGGGCGGCGCGGGAGAGATCCTCCAGGGACGGCACGGGCGAGGTACGCCATAGCCGGCGCGGGCGACCACAGCGAGATGCCGGTGCCGACGAGCTCCGCGATGGGGCGGCGCGGGTGAGCTCCTCGAGGGGCGGCgaaggcgagctcggccatggcgcggctgggCAACCTCTAGCCAGGGGCGGCCGCGGGCGTGCGCAG GCAATTACTGCTACCAGTACAAAGAAGGGTGATCTGATACTCGGTGAGATCCAGTCACAGATCAAGAACAAGGGAATCACTGTAGATGTGAAGGCCAACTCAGCCTCAAAT GTCATTACTACAATTACCGCTGATGAGTATGCGGCGCCAGGGCTGAAGACCATCTTCAGCTTTGCTGTTCCTGATCAGAAATCTGGAAAG GTCGAGCTCCAGTACTTGCATGATTACGCTGGTATTAATGCAAGCATTGGTTTGACTGCTAATCCTGTTGTCAACCTCTCTGCTGCATTTGGAAATAGCGCTCTAGCTGTTGGTGCTGATGTCTCACTTGATACTGCCACCAAGAATCTGACCAAATACAATGATGGGCTTAGCTACACCAATAAAGATCTTATTGCATCCCTGAACTTGTGA
- the LOC124683780 gene encoding DNA repair protein RadA-like, with amino-acid sequence MLPSASSLLRLSRRIPLHHLRPLPTPPLLPHLRLLSSSSPQPTADGRATYNPLLPPDAVSSASAAAASDSETSTDSEASWGVFDPIAGRILTQPLAPPPPPTPEAAAAEGKPSGGKGESRWADVATARRAGGKARKAAARATYVCGNCGDGFSQWWGTCRSCQAVGALTKYVAGADPADADGAHHAARSWIQQKSKEMVPKSLSEVTKGFDQTGWRIPLPGTFGSEIARVLGGGVVPGSLVLVGGDPGVGKSSLMLQLASIVSDGSEDHESSPVVYVSGEESIEQIANRADRMGIRSRDLYLYSSTDIEDILDKIQPLSPRALIVDSIQTVYLKAFAGSAGNQVQVKECTSALLSFAKLTNIPVFLIGHVTKAGDIAGPRILEHIVDVVLYMEGERCLSHRLLRSVKNRFGSTDELGVFEMSESGLQAVLNPSEMFLTEHASDSEILAGLAVAVVLDGSRTFAVEVQALCVPGCRTRGQVVGIPISRADVITSVLMKQAGLKLQDSVIFLNVVSGFELTETAGDLAIAASICSSFLEFAIPNDIAFIGEIGLGGELRTVPRMDKRVMAIAKLGYRKCVVPKSSEKLLKPLELGIEILPCRNLKEFINTVFRPEV; translated from the exons ATGCTCCCAtccgcctcctccctcctccgcctCTCCCGCCGCATCCCTCTCCACCACCTCCGCCCACTCCCTACCCCCCCGCTCCTaccccacctccgcctcctctcctcctcctcgccccagCCCACCGCCGATGGACGGGCCACCTACAACCCCCTGCTCCCACCGGACGCCGTCtcttccgcctccgccgccgccgcctccgactcCGAGACCTCCACCGATTCCGAGGCCTCCTGGGGCGTATTCGACCCCATCGCCGGCCGCATCCTCACGCAACCCCTGGCGCCCCCTCCCCCGCCCACccccgaagcggcggcggcggaggggaaaCCGAGTGGCGGGAAGGGCGAGAGCCGGTGGGCGGACGTGGCCACCGCGCGGCGGGCCGGGGGCAAGgccaggaaggcggcggcgagggccaCCTACGTCTGCGGCAACTGCGGGGACGGCTTCTCGCAGTGGTGGGGCACCTGCCGCAGCTGCCAGGCCGTGGGGGCCCTCACCAAGTACGTCGCGGGGGCCGACCCCGCCGACGCCGACGGGGCGCACCACGCCGCCCGCTCCTGGATCCAGCAGAAGAGCAAGGAGATGGTGCCCAAGAGCCTCTCCGAGGTCACCAAGGGCTTCGACCAGACGGGATGGCGCATACCGCT GCCTGGCACCTTCGGAAGTGAGATTGCTCGGGTGCTTGGAGGTGGCGTTGTTCCTG GCTCCTTGGTTTTAGTTGGTGGGGATCCAGGTGTTGGGAAAAGTTCATTGATGTTACAG CTTGCTTCTATTGTATCCGACGGTTCCGAGGACCATGAGTCATCTCCTGTTGTATATGTGTCTGGTGAGGAG AGCATTGAGCAAATTGCAAATAGGGCTGACCGGATGGGTATCAGGTCTAGAGATTTGTACCTATACTCTAGTACAGATATTGAG GATATCTTGGACAAAATCCAGCCATTATCTCCAAGGGCTCTTATTGTTGATTCAATCCAGACAGTTTATCTAAAAGCGTTTGCTGGAAGTGCTGGGAATCAAGTACAG GTCAAGGAATGCACATCTGCCCTGTTAAGTTTCGCAAAATTGACAAATATCCCTGTTTTCTTG ATTGGACACGTCACAAAAGCTGGCGATATTGCTGGCCCTCGTATTCTAGAGCACATAGTGGATGTTGTTTTATATATGGAG GGAGAGAGATGCTTATCTCATCGACTGTTACGGTCAGTGAAGAATCGTTTCGGTTCAACAGATGAG CTTGGTGTATTTGAAATGTCAGAGTCTGGTCTGCAAGCTGTTCTGAATCCTAGTGAGATGTTCTTGACTGAGCATGCCTCTGATTCTGAAATACTGGCTGGGCTTGCTGTAGCTGTTGTTTTGGATGGATCCAGGACCTTTGCTGTTGAAGTTCAG GCACTGTGTGTTCCTGGCTGTCGTACTCGAGGACAAGTTGTTGGCATACCGATAAGCAGGGCTGATGTGATAACATCG GTTCTTATGAAGCAAGCAGGTCTAAAACTTCAGGATAGC GTTATTTTTCTGAATGTCGTTAGTGGCTTCGAGTTGACAGAGACCGCAGGAGATCTGGCCATAGCAGCTTCAATTTGCAGCAG TTTCTTAGAATTTGCTATCCCAAATGATATTGCATTTATTGGAGAGATCGGCCTCGGTGGTGAACTTAGAACT GTGCCAAGAATGGACAAGCGGGTAATGGCTATCGCGAAGTTGGGATACAGGAAATGTGTCGTTCCTAAGTCTTCAGAGAAGCTGCTCAAACCGCTTGAGCTCGGCATCGAGATCTTGCCCTGCAGAAACCTGAAGGAGTTCATAAACACCGTGTTCAGGCCAGAAGTATGA
- the LOC124683792 gene encoding stearoyl-[acyl-carrier-protein] 9-desaturase 5, chloroplastic-like, which produces MIMYLMASLPSCGAFRAPLLSSFPRRKTTVVAVASKAKVGIPEKTAFTPREAPFRVRVTHSLPPQKKEIFDSLDHWAKDNILVLLKPVEKSWQPQDYLPDPSSDGFYDEIKELKERAEEIPDDYLVCLVGDMVTEEALPTYQTMLNSLDGGVRDETGTSPTSWAVWSRAWTAEENRHGDLMNKYMYLTGRVDMRQIEKTIQYLIGAGMDPKTEGNPYQGFIYTSFQERATFISHGNTARHAKKYGDVKLAQICGTIAADEKRHETAYTKIVEKLFEVDPDYTVLAFATMMRKKVTMPAHLMYDGQEDNLFAHFSAVAQRLGVYTAMDYADILEFLVERWNVADLTGLSGEGRRAQDFLCSLGPRFRKLEERTQGRAKQLPIVPFSWIYGRQVQL; this is translated from the exons ATGATCATGTATCTAATGGCATCCCTGCCTTCCTGCGGTGCCTTCCGTGCACCTCTATTGTCTTCTTTCCCGAGGAGAAAAACCACGGTAGTGGCCGTGGCTTCCAAGGCCAA GGTTGGAATTCCCGAAAAGACTGCCTTCACTCCTCGCGAGGCGCCTTTCCGAGTCCGAGTCACCCACTCATTGCCACCTCAAAAGAAGGAAATTTTCGATTCGTTGGACCACTGGGCAAAAGACAACATCCTGGTCCTCCTGAAGCCGGTTGAGAAATCCTGGCAGCCGCAGGACTACCTGCCAGATCCTTCCTCAGATGGATTCTATGATGAAATCAAGGAGTTGAAGGAGCGAGCCGAGGAGATCCCGGACGACTACTTAGTCTGTCTGGTTGGAGACATGGTCACCGAGGAAGCACTCCCTACTTACCAAACAATGCTCAATAGCCTCGATGGCGGTGTTCGTGACGAGACCGGCACCAGCCCAACCAGCTGGGCTGTCTGGTCGAGAGCATGGACAGCCGAGGAGAACAGGCATGGTGATCTCATGAACAAGTATATGTACCTCACTGGGAGGGTTGATATGAGGCAGATTGAGAAGACCATACAGTATCTGATTGGTGCTGGAATG GATCCAAAAACCGAGGGCAACCCCTATCAGGGTTTCATTTACACATCTTTCCAAGAGCGGGCGACCTTCATATCTCACGGCAACACCGCGAGACACGCCAAAAAGTACGGGGATGTGAAGCTGGCCCAGATATGTGGTACCATTGCAGCTGACGAGAAGCGCCATGAGACGGCGTACACCAAGATTGTGGAGAAGCTCTTCGAGGTCGACCCAGACTACACGGTGCTGGCCTTCGCCACCATGATGAGGAAGAAGGTCACAATGCCTGCCCACCTTATGTACGACGGGCAGGAGGACAACCTGTTTGCGCACTTCAGCGCGGTGGCGCAGCGGCTGGGCGTCTACACCGCCATGGACTACGCCGACATCCTTGAGTTCTTGGTCGAGAGGTGGAACGTCGCCGATCTTACCGGCCTGTCCGGGGAAGGGAGGCGCGCTCAGGATTTTCTCTGCTCACTGGGACCAAGGTTCAGGAAGCTAGAGGAGCGAACACAGGGGAGGGCAAAGCAGTTACCGATTGTTCCATTCAGCTGGATCTATGGCCGACAAGTGCAGCTTTGA